One stretch of Anolis sagrei isolate rAnoSag1 chromosome 11, rAnoSag1.mat, whole genome shotgun sequence DNA includes these proteins:
- the PPP1R26 gene encoding protein phosphatase 1 regulatory subunit 26 codes for MFLMNTSALVALQRQWEPFSQPRNYRYPVCFSESEDDLPRSAVSAKVQVIINNLQSEDSSLHSGSEYGCLVPKKPKVEKGQSHNVRRSGRVLQKRNLDDVEMEEKSEFGALLLPSDSDDSVDRDIEEAIQEFLKNKDQNVLPLQSGVSINEVVSDSLEDGTDQWVASPCSVSSDDSFEQSIEAEIEQFLNEKKQQQARKEATAEEKKRLDQKETQEKWVVTGQREATNRVSQSSPKRGDKAFFLRQRSHLQNVGTRCLKPETEGEVAGFKTSQIPLASHSLFLEQSREGEKGQKLWKTGGEQSNDVSDSSSDDGIEEAIQLYQLEKIRRASESRTACVPFQTEEDISSRLLIRSVNALSGKRRKLATKPEDLSRISGNSIGLDSRKNGAPTENSIATCALTLQTSCRADTTTELMCAEAILDISKTILPPPGGSNAFFCSRDGSASQHESDSNSVDSDDSIEQEIRAFLAVKAQTESLITKSDTRHLKRIPRKPFRLSLSHQRKLKGESKIVRTTRDTQQTLLEQSNKDGGDLRILQNTQKVARCSLDIGGSADPPFQRCETKSIQNPPKCGLDYKSSSLDSDEDLDTAIKELLRSKRKLKRKPKDPRAPCKKKVRFDDTATHILGSEERDCKSQKPVSLKSCLVNSQRVENTPSRNVVKGKPKVTKAIQFNNNIQERSKNNIWTDASLTDESSSVDSDDSIEQEIQRFLAEKSKSILNMDTPASNGIVGGLGACKSQAAEAKYQQFQGQSHAVPKQKGKMKKLGPPTINLRNSPRLEEGAMRNGEQIISYAINSQRIQGIAESSHPDLPVNRTVEGSQIIRHDKLDQKSLPTERSKAKKPQLQNCFEPLFQCRNSYEFKISSNFLSGLKNQNNRPILWGRSQSSELASFKRQGSVVPLANLPGEGGAMTPKWGSTSGKVLDLSTRSAAKGWQTYVADHNDTSLNSVTKIKFWGDQEACCSLGANQRSHLQGPKRQNMLKASTGLLCSKKKEGHNINLNKGKDTSSSYGLTLRGKSLRGQEEQPPKVIKVESL; via the coding sequence ATGTTTCTCATGAACACCTCGGCTTTGGTGGCCCTTCAGCGGCAGtgggagcccttctcccagccgAGGAACTATAGATATCCCGTCTGCTTCTCCGAGTCAGAAGACGACCTTCCCCGATCGGCCGTCAGCGCCAAAGTTCAGGTGATCATCAACAACCTGCAAAGCGAAGACTCGTCTCTGCACAGCGGCAGCGAATATGGCTGCCTCGTGCCGAAGAAACCAAAGGTGGAAAAAGGCCAAAGTCACAATGTTAGAAGAAGCGGGAGAGTTCTGCAGAAGCGCAACTTGGACGACgtggaaatggaagaaaagtCCGAGTTTGGGGCCCTCTTGTTGCCTTCGGACAGCGACGATTCAGTGGATCGAGACATAGAGGAGGCCATCCAGGAGTTCCTGAAGAACAAAGACCAGAACGTCCTGCCGTTGCAAAGTGGCGTCAGCATAAAcgaagttgtgtctgactctttggAAGACGGTACCGACCAATGGGTTGCTTCTCCTTGCAGCGTGAGCAGCGACGATTCTTTCGAGCAAAGCATAGAGGCGGAAATCGAGCAATTCCTGAacgagaagaagcagcagcaggcgAGAAAGGAGGCGACAGCCGAGGAGAAGAAGCGACTCGATCAGAAGGAGACCCAAGAGAAATGGGTTGTTACAGGTCAGAGAGAAGCTACCAACAGAGTGAGCCAAAGTTCTCCGAAGCGGGGAGACAAGGCCTTCTTCTTAAGACAGCGCTCTCATCTACAAAATGTCGGCACTCGGTGTTTGAAGCCTGAAACTGAGGGAGAAGTGGCAGGCTTCAAAACGAGCCAAATACCTTTGGCCAGCCACTCTCTTTTCCTGGAACAAAGCCGCGAAGGtgagaaagggcaaaagctttggaaaaccGGAGGAGAACAAAGCAACGACGTATCCGATTCAAGTAGCGATGACGGCATTGAGGAAGCAATTCAGCTTTACCAGCTTGAGAAAATCAGGAGAGCGTCCGAATCCCGAACTGCTTGTGTCCCTTTCCAAACAGAAGAGGATATATCATCGCGTCTGCTGATCCGCTCGGTGAATGCCCTAAGTGGCAAAAGGAGAAAGCTCGCCACAAAACCAGAAGATCTAAGTCGGATTAGCGGGAACAGCATCGGTCTGGACAGTCGCAAAAATGGTGCTCCGACGGAGAACAGCATCGCGACGTGCGCGCTTACACTCCAGACCTCATGTCGGGCCGATACCACTACCGAACTCATGTGCGCAGAAGCCATTTTGGACATTTCCAAAACCATCTTGCCTCCTCCTGGAGGAAGCAATGCTTTCTTCTGCTCTCGGGACGGGTCGGCATCTCAACACGAGAGTGACAGTAATTCTGTGGACAGCGACGACAGCATCGAACAAGAGATCCGGGCCTTTTTGGCCGTCAAAGCACAAACGGAGAGCTTGATAACAAAATCTGACACCCGGCACCTTAAGCGGATTCCCCGTAAACCCTTCAGACTCTCACTGAGTCATCAAAGGAAACTGAAAGGGGAAAGTAAAATAGTTAGAACGACACGGGACACGCAGCAGACGCTGTTAGAACAGAGCAATAAAGATGGAGGTGACTTAAGAATACTACAAAACACCCAAAAGGTGGCTAGATGCTCTCTGGACATTGGCGGTTCTGCGGATCCACCGTTCCAACGTTGTGAGACAAAGTCGATACAGAATCCGCCAAAATGTGGACTAGATTACAAGAGCAGTTCCTTGGACAGTGACGAGGATCTGGACACTGCCATCAAAGAGCTCTTGAGGTCGAAACGAAAGCTCAAGAGGAAGCCCAAAGACCCAAGAGCTCCGTGCAAGAAGAAGGTCAGGTTCGATGACACTGCAACACACATTCTTGGGAGCGAAGAAAGAGACTGCAAATCCCAAAAGCCTGTTTCACTCAAGAGTTGCCTTGTGAATTCCCAAAGGGTTGAAAATACGCCTTCTCGGAATGTCGTCAAGGGGAAGCCAAAAGTCACCAAGGCCATACAGTTTAATAACAATATACAAGAGAGATCAAAAAATAATATTTGGACTGACGCATCGTTGACAGATGAGAGCAGTTCCGTCGACAGCGACGACAGCATTGAGCAGGAAATTCAGAggtttttggcagagaagtctaaatcTATACTAAATATGGATACTCCTGCATCTAATGGAATTGTTGGGGGCTTGGGAGCTTGTAAATCCCAGGCAGCCGAAGCAAAGTATCAGCAATTCCAAGGTCAGAGTCATGCCGTCCCAAAACAGAAAGGGAAAATGAAGAAATTGGGTCCGCCAACGATCAATCTGCGGAACTCTCCGAGACTGGAAGAAGGGGCTATGCGAAACGGCGAGCAGATAATATCGTATGCAATAAACTCACAGAGAATCCAAGGAATTGCAGAGTCTTCCCATCCTGATTTACCTGTAAACAGAACTGTAGAAGGAAGCCAAATTATCCGCCATGATAAGTTGGACCAAAAAAGTCTGCCAACGGAGAGAAGCAAAGCCAAAAAACCCCAACTGCAAAACTGCTTTGAGCCTTTGTTCCAATGTCGAAACTCGTATGAGTTTAAAATTTCCAGCAATTTCCTCTCAGGACTGAAAAATCAAAATAACAGACCTATACTTTGGGGGAGAAGCCAGAGCTCGGAGTTGGCTTCGTTCAAAAGGCAAGGCAGTGTTGTTCCTTTAGCAAATTTGCCTGGAGAGGGGGGTGCAATGACTCCGAAATGGGGTTCCACGAGTGGGAAAGTGCTAGATTTATCCACAAGGAGCGCCGCAAAAGGCTGGCAGACATATGTAGCGGACCACAATGACACATCCCTTAATAGTGTCACAAAAATTAAATTTTGGGGAGACCAAGAGGCCTGCTGCAGCTTGGGTGCCAACCAAAGGTCTCATTTGCAAGGGCCCAAGAGGCAAAATATGCTAAAAGCAAGCACAGGATTGTTGTGTAGCAAGAAAAAGGAAGGACACaacataaatttaaataaaggAAAGGACACTAGCAGCAGTTATGGCTTAACGCTAAGAGGAAAGTCGTTGAGAGGACAAGAAGAACAGCCTCCAAAGGTTATCAAAGTGGAAAGTTTGTAA